Proteins from a genomic interval of Mustela lutreola isolate mMusLut2 chromosome 4, mMusLut2.pri, whole genome shotgun sequence:
- the UBE2D1 gene encoding ubiquitin-conjugating enzyme E2 D1 isoform X2 — protein sequence MALKRIQKELSDLQRDPPAHCSAGPVGDDLFHWQATIMGPPDSAYQGGVFFLTVHFPTDYPFKPPKIAFTTKIYHPNINSNGSICLDILRSQWSPALTVSKVLLSICSLLCDPNPDDPLVPDIAQIYKSDKEKYNRHAREWTQKYAM from the exons GAATTAAGTGATCTACAACGAGACCCACCTGCTCATTGTTCCGCTGGACCCGTGGGGGATGACT TGTTCCACTGGCAAGCAACTATTATGGGACCT CCTGATAGCGCCTATCAAGGTGGAGTCTTCTTTCTCACTGTACATTTTCCGACAGACTATCCTTTTAAGCCACCaaag ATTGCTTTCACAACAAAAATTTACCATCCAAACATAAACAGTAATGGAAGTATTTGTCTTGATATCCTGAGGTCGCAATGGTCACCAGCTCTGACTGTATCAAAAG TTTTATTGTCCATATGTTCTCTACTTTGTGATCCTAATCCAGATGACCCCTTAGTACCAGATATTGCACAAATCtataaatcagacaaagaaaa ATACAACAGACATGCAAGAGAATGGACTCAGAAATATGCAATGTAA